One stretch of Riemerella columbina DNA includes these proteins:
- the murG gene encoding undecaprenyldiphospho-muramoylpentapeptide beta-N-acetylglucosaminyltransferase — MNHLHTIEQDEHFAPRVLMSGGGTGGHIFPAIAIAQEIQKRYPKAEFLFIGALGKMEMEKIPQAGFRIEGLNIAGFDRGNLLKNFNLPFKVIQSLRKARQIIKAFKPDFAVGTGGFASGPALFVASMLGVPIFVQEQNSLPGKTNLFLAKRAKAVFTAYPEMNSFFGQTPTYFLGNPIRENIITDKIDAREAKQKLGLHPEQMVVLSVGGSLGSRTLNQAWAKHLESLQEKGIQLIWQTGKTEGQAIRTAHQKWAEEAQTPLLIKEFISDMGTAYAAADVIVSRAGAIAISELAVAAKPVLLVPFPFAAEDHQTKNAQTLVDRNAAKMVRDTEMDARFWETLTTLTDDEALRQEISKNIAFFAKPNATQDIVNQMITMIKKP; from the coding sequence ATGAACCATTTACATACCATAGAACAAGATGAACACTTTGCCCCTCGGGTGCTGATGAGCGGTGGAGGCACTGGTGGGCATATTTTCCCAGCCATAGCCATCGCTCAAGAAATTCAAAAACGCTATCCTAAGGCAGAGTTTCTTTTCATTGGTGCTTTGGGAAAAATGGAAATGGAGAAAATCCCACAAGCGGGGTTCAGAATAGAAGGATTGAATATCGCAGGCTTTGATAGGGGTAATCTATTGAAAAACTTTAACTTACCGTTTAAAGTGATCCAAAGTTTACGCAAAGCCAGACAAATCATCAAAGCCTTTAAGCCAGATTTTGCGGTGGGCACAGGTGGTTTTGCCAGTGGTCCAGCGCTGTTTGTCGCCTCTATGTTGGGCGTTCCTATTTTTGTGCAGGAGCAAAATTCTCTGCCTGGGAAAACCAATTTATTTTTAGCAAAAAGAGCGAAAGCCGTATTTACAGCCTACCCAGAAATGAACTCGTTTTTTGGGCAAACGCCTACTTATTTTTTAGGAAATCCCATCCGAGAGAATATAATAACGGATAAGATAGATGCACGCGAAGCCAAACAAAAATTGGGGCTTCATCCAGAGCAAATGGTGGTGCTTTCGGTGGGCGGCTCTTTGGGCTCTCGCACGCTTAATCAAGCTTGGGCAAAACATTTAGAAAGCTTGCAAGAAAAAGGTATCCAACTGATTTGGCAAACTGGAAAAACAGAAGGTCAAGCCATTAGAACGGCTCATCAGAAGTGGGCAGAGGAAGCTCAAACACCACTTTTGATTAAAGAATTTATCTCGGATATGGGCACGGCGTATGCGGCGGCAGATGTGATTGTCTCTCGTGCTGGCGCTATTGCCATTTCGGAGTTAGCGGTGGCGGCAAAGCCTGTACTTTTGGTACCTTTCCCTTTTGCTGCCGAAGATCATCAAACCAAAAATGCTCAAACTTTGGTAGATAGAAACGCTGCCAAAATGGTCAGAGATACCGAAATGGACGCCCGCTTTTGGGAAACTTTAACCACGCTAACGGATGATGAAGCTCTAAGACAGGAAATATCCAAAAATATTGCATTTTTTGCGAAGCCTAATGCAACTCAAGATATTGTAAATCAGATGATCACAATGATAAAAAAGCCTTAA
- the murC gene encoding UDP-N-acetylmuramate--L-alanine ligase — MNTLKQYTTFYFIGIGGIGMSALARYFHSIGKQVLGYDKTETKLTKTLQSEGISIQFEDEITPEITALKPETTLVIYTPAIKTLGILDHFKNHHFEVLKRAQVLGLITADTQCIAIAGTHGKTTTSSLVAHLCQEAGLPFSAFLGGISENFGSNFFYNGNDYTVVEADEYDRSFLHLSPDWAIITSTDADHLDIYGDKATIEQGFKDFAHLVPHLPQLFVRKGINIGRNATTYAVNEKADYYADGLELRGDQMAFDFHTPEGEVASFSWDIPGIHNVENATAALAVLHRMGVDLSVLKEALSRFKGIKRRYTKHNFENGKIYIDDYAHHPTELNAVLGSIRTFYPEKKLLVLFQPHLFSRTKDFADDFAKSLAQGDALLLLDIYPARERQEHFEGINSAWLLDKIELEDKAEVSLEETLEAVKTKDFDILLTVGAGNIDTLYEPLVEYISALPKSQ; from the coding sequence ATGAACACCCTAAAACAATATACCACATTTTATTTCATCGGTATTGGCGGCATTGGTATGTCGGCATTAGCGCGGTATTTTCACTCCATAGGCAAACAAGTTTTAGGCTATGATAAAACCGAAACCAAACTGACCAAAACCCTACAATCCGAGGGGATTTCTATTCAGTTTGAAGATGAAATAACGCCAGAAATAACAGCGCTAAAACCAGAGACCACTTTGGTTATTTATACGCCTGCCATTAAGACTTTAGGGATTTTAGACCATTTTAAAAACCACCATTTTGAGGTTTTAAAACGCGCCCAAGTGTTGGGGCTGATTACCGCAGATACCCAGTGCATCGCTATTGCGGGCACGCACGGTAAAACTACGACTTCCAGCCTTGTGGCTCATCTTTGTCAGGAGGCAGGTTTGCCGTTTTCTGCATTTTTAGGCGGTATTTCGGAAAATTTTGGCTCTAATTTTTTCTATAACGGCAATGATTACACCGTGGTAGAAGCCGATGAGTACGATAGAAGTTTCCTGCATCTTTCCCCAGATTGGGCAATTATCACCTCCACGGATGCCGATCACTTGGACATCTACGGCGATAAAGCCACCATAGAACAAGGATTTAAAGATTTTGCTCATTTGGTACCTCATCTCCCTCAATTATTCGTGAGGAAAGGCATCAACATTGGTAGAAATGCCACTACCTACGCTGTGAATGAGAAAGCGGATTATTACGCCGATGGCTTAGAACTTCGTGGGGATCAGATGGCTTTTGATTTCCATACGCCAGAGGGCGAGGTGGCATCGTTTTCTTGGGATATTCCAGGGATTCATAATGTGGAAAATGCTACGGCGGCGCTGGCGGTACTCCACCGTATGGGCGTAGATTTGTCGGTACTTAAGGAGGCATTATCTCGTTTTAAAGGAATTAAAAGAAGGTACACCAAACACAATTTTGAAAACGGCAAAATCTATATTGATGACTATGCTCACCACCCAACGGAGCTCAATGCGGTTCTCGGTTCTATCCGAACTTTTTACCCAGAGAAGAAGTTGTTGGTGCTTTTCCAGCCGCATTTATTCAGCCGAACCAAAGATTTTGCGGATGATTTTGCGAAAAGCCTTGCCCAAGGTGATGCTTTGCTGTTGTTGGATATTTACCCTGCCAGAGAGCGCCAAGAGCATTTTGAAGGGATTAACTCGGCGTGGCTTTTAGATAAAATAGAGTTGGAGGATAAAGCGGAGGTATCGTTAGAAGAAACTTTGGAGGCGGTAAAAACCAAAGATTTTGATATCCTCCTTACGGTAGGCGCTGGGAATATTGATACTTTGTATGAGCCGTTGGTAGAATATATATCGGCATTGCCAAAATCACAATAA
- a CDS encoding cell division protein FtsQ/DivIB, with amino-acid sequence MKNKYRILKIIVTVVVLGFLLSFSLKRFSETKMPGVALNMMQGEHPVYFIDEQDIQQMIAQYNPSQKIGSIDIPRLEKQIRSLPAIDSANVYLSLNGILHLDIIQRTPIFRLQNGKQEVYIDAKGVAFPMQKNYAYPCMLVSGNISKEEYLPLIQLVNKINRDEFCRKFFIGIVKKGQNYHLITNEEHYTVELGSLENIDFKIQGFKTFVEKYLVYQEPQKYSKISLKYNNQIVTTLSRPYKTQQEDKK; translated from the coding sequence ATGAAGAATAAATATAGAATATTAAAAATCATTGTTACCGTAGTTGTTTTAGGGTTTCTACTAAGTTTTTCTTTGAAAAGATTTAGCGAGACCAAAATGCCTGGCGTTGCACTCAATATGATGCAAGGCGAGCATCCTGTTTATTTTATTGATGAGCAAGACATTCAGCAAATGATTGCGCAATATAACCCTTCGCAGAAAATAGGAAGCATAGATATTCCGCGGTTGGAAAAACAAATTCGCAGCCTACCAGCCATAGACAGCGCGAATGTTTACCTTAGCCTCAATGGAATTCTGCATTTGGATATCATCCAGAGAACGCCTATTTTTAGACTTCAAAACGGAAAACAAGAGGTCTATATAGATGCGAAAGGCGTGGCGTTCCCGATGCAGAAGAACTACGCATACCCTTGTATGTTGGTTAGTGGCAATATCTCAAAAGAAGAATATCTCCCACTGATTCAGTTGGTTAATAAAATCAATAGAGATGAGTTCTGCCGAAAGTTTTTCATTGGCATCGTTAAAAAAGGTCAAAATTATCATCTCATTACCAACGAGGAGCATTACACCGTAGAGTTGGGCAGTTTAGAGAATATAGACTTTAAAATCCAAGGATTTAAAACCTTTGTAGAAAAATATTTGGTTTATCAAGAACCGCAGAAATATTCTAAAATATCATTAAAGTATAACAATCAGATTGTGACCACATTATCACGTCCGTATAAAACACAGCAAGAAGATAAAAAATAA
- the ftsA gene encoding cell division protein FtsA: MEHQEYSVGLDIGTTKIVALVGRYNQLGKIEVMGLGVAKSLGVQNGIVNNVSRTIDSIKKAVELAEKSAKVTIKKVTVGIAGKHIRSLQHSDYIMRENPDEYITEKDIEALKEQVKKLVMLPGEQIIHVLPQEYKVDSEGDIKDPIGMHGKRLEANFHVVVGRISNIKNIARCVKEAGLEMVGLTLEPLASAESVLTKDEREAGVAIVDIGGGTTDIAIFKDHTIKHTCVIPYAGGIITHDIKEGCSILERDAEILKVKYGSALPEMEQDNVVIAIKGLGGRPNKEISQKALAQIIHARLEEILTMVNSELITYGVQEPKKKLIAGVVLTGGGSNLKHLRQLFNFELGIESRIGFANEYIANDKEQILKNPSFATSIGLLMEGLRNNANLVEEEEEKQQETTQQTQQEPTREEAKETVLEHKEKRTAKKESIGQIILKKIKEFLDDTE, from the coding sequence ATGGAACATCAAGAATATTCAGTAGGATTAGACATCGGGACAACTAAAATTGTCGCTTTGGTAGGGCGTTATAATCAATTAGGAAAAATAGAAGTGATGGGCTTGGGCGTTGCCAAGAGCTTGGGCGTACAGAACGGAATTGTGAATAATGTATCCAGAACCATAGACTCCATTAAAAAGGCGGTAGAGCTTGCCGAAAAAAGCGCAAAAGTAACGATAAAAAAAGTAACGGTGGGGATTGCAGGAAAGCACATCCGCTCGCTACAGCATTCGGATTATATTATGAGGGAAAACCCTGATGAATACATCACCGAAAAAGATATAGAAGCGCTTAAAGAGCAAGTGAAAAAACTGGTGATGCTCCCTGGGGAACAGATCATCCATGTTTTGCCACAGGAATACAAGGTGGATTCCGAAGGGGATATTAAAGACCCAATTGGGATGCACGGCAAGCGTTTAGAAGCGAATTTCCATGTGGTGGTGGGGCGCATTAGCAATATTAAAAACATCGCCCGTTGTGTAAAAGAAGCTGGTTTAGAGATGGTAGGCTTAACGCTGGAGCCCTTAGCATCGGCGGAATCTGTGCTAACCAAGGATGAGAGAGAAGCGGGTGTTGCCATCGTAGATATTGGCGGAGGCACTACGGATATTGCCATTTTTAAAGACCATACCATCAAACACACTTGTGTGATTCCTTACGCAGGCGGTATCATTACCCATGATATTAAAGAAGGTTGCTCTATCCTTGAAAGAGATGCCGAGATTCTAAAAGTAAAATACGGCTCTGCATTGCCAGAAATGGAACAAGACAATGTGGTGATTGCCATAAAAGGGCTCGGTGGGCGTCCGAATAAAGAAATATCTCAAAAAGCCTTGGCACAGATTATCCACGCGCGGTTGGAGGAAATTTTAACCATGGTCAATAGTGAATTGATTACTTACGGCGTACAAGAACCGAAGAAAAAGCTCATCGCAGGGGTGGTGCTCACTGGCGGAGGCTCTAACCTAAAGCATTTGAGGCAGTTATTTAATTTTGAATTGGGGATAGAGAGCCGCATTGGCTTTGCTAATGAATACATTGCTAATGATAAAGAGCAAATTTTAAAAAACCCAAGTTTTGCCACCTCCATCGGACTTTTAATGGAAGGCTTGCGAAACAATGCCAACTTAGTAGAAGAGGAAGAAGAAAAACAGCAAGAAACCACGCAACAAACACAGCAAGAGCCCACAAGAGAAGAGGCCAAAGAGACAGTGCTTGAGCATAAAGAAAAAAGAACCGCTAAAAAAGAATCAATAGGACAAATCATCTTAAAAAAAATCAAAGAATTTTTGGATGATACAGAATAA
- the ftsZ gene encoding cell division protein FtsZ, which produces MEEKNNIGFELDLPKGKSSIIKVIGVGGGGNNALKHMHEKGIRNVDFIICNTDAQTLNENPITNKVRLGTTITEGLGAGADPEVGEKAAIENIDDIKAALGQNTKMVFITAGMGGGTGTGAAPIVAKVAKEMGILTVAIVTVPFAFEGKRRLEQAAKGLEKLRENVDSLIVINNDKLRQQFGNLSFTQAFSKADEVLTNAAKGMAEVITAPFSVNIDFRDAKSVLENSGTALMSTGVATGENRAEEAVRKALDSPLLNDNKITGAKNVLLLVLSGKTPDNVDNTKQEGKENELYEATMDEVGLISDYVQTEAGGDNSANIILGIGIDEELGNAIKVLVIATGFNKDKPINDNTPKEKVRRSLDEEPAPKQNSNEKRESPFKKTKVSSTTNTQSIDREEDGYSHSFTTSNSISTPIEGTLQTQKIEVLTEISTSDEFQEDEGDSASDLGFSSYGDDDFFSDEMSVTFNYEEQSHQYEVQDNDEEFRYDEEVAMEIREVSKEVTSATPVTEEPKEDIASTSFPTEEQNLFSIIEKPSESTKVQERKNKLKEFNSRYYQKNEGEKSFENIPAFRRKNLNIEDINSSEQHIDQFMTNHNGKIELRENRYLNKDVD; this is translated from the coding sequence ATGGAAGAGAAAAATAATATAGGATTTGAATTAGATTTACCAAAAGGCAAGTCATCTATTATCAAAGTAATAGGCGTAGGCGGTGGCGGTAATAATGCCCTTAAGCATATGCACGAAAAAGGCATTCGTAATGTAGATTTCATCATTTGTAATACCGATGCCCAAACGCTGAATGAAAACCCTATCACAAACAAAGTAAGGCTGGGAACCACCATTACCGAAGGTTTAGGCGCAGGGGCAGATCCAGAGGTGGGCGAAAAAGCCGCCATAGAGAATATAGATGACATCAAAGCCGCCTTGGGGCAGAATACCAAAATGGTCTTCATTACCGCAGGAATGGGCGGTGGCACAGGGACTGGGGCAGCGCCTATCGTGGCTAAAGTGGCTAAAGAAATGGGGATCCTTACCGTGGCTATCGTTACCGTACCTTTCGCTTTTGAAGGCAAAAGGAGATTGGAGCAAGCCGCTAAAGGTTTAGAAAAATTAAGAGAAAATGTAGACTCTCTCATTGTTATCAATAATGATAAACTTCGTCAACAGTTTGGTAATCTGAGTTTTACACAAGCGTTTTCTAAAGCTGATGAGGTTCTAACCAACGCCGCCAAGGGGATGGCAGAAGTCATTACCGCACCTTTCTCTGTGAATATTGACTTTAGAGATGCGAAATCTGTACTGGAAAATTCAGGTACAGCGCTGATGTCCACAGGGGTTGCCACAGGAGAAAACAGAGCGGAAGAGGCGGTGAGAAAAGCTTTAGACTCGCCACTATTGAACGATAACAAAATCACAGGGGCTAAGAATGTGCTCTTATTGGTACTTAGTGGTAAAACACCTGACAATGTGGATAATACCAAACAAGAAGGCAAAGAAAATGAATTGTACGAAGCCACAATGGATGAGGTGGGACTCATCAGTGATTATGTACAAACGGAAGCTGGAGGGGATAACAGTGCCAATATTATTTTAGGTATCGGTATTGATGAAGAATTAGGAAACGCCATTAAAGTTTTGGTTATTGCCACGGGCTTTAATAAAGATAAACCCATTAACGATAATACCCCAAAGGAAAAGGTAAGGCGTTCCCTTGATGAAGAGCCTGCTCCAAAGCAAAATTCTAATGAGAAGCGTGAATCTCCATTTAAAAAAACAAAGGTATCATCAACTACTAACACGCAGAGTATCGATAGAGAGGAGGACGGATATTCACACTCTTTTACTACAAGTAACTCTATTTCAACCCCAATTGAAGGCACGCTACAAACTCAAAAAATAGAGGTTTTAACCGAAATTTCAACTTCTGATGAGTTCCAAGAGGATGAGGGAGATAGCGCATCAGACTTAGGTTTTTCATCTTATGGAGATGATGATTTTTTCTCAGATGAGATGAGTGTAACTTTTAATTATGAAGAGCAGTCACACCAGTATGAGGTGCAGGATAATGACGAAGAATTCCGGTATGATGAAGAAGTAGCGATGGAGATCAGAGAGGTTTCTAAAGAAGTTACCAGCGCTACACCAGTGACAGAAGAGCCTAAAGAGGACATCGCTTCAACTTCTTTTCCTACAGAGGAACAGAATTTATTTAGCATTATCGAGAAGCCAAGCGAAAGTACTAAAGTACAGGAGCGCAAAAATAAATTGAAAGAATTTAATTCTCGCTATTATCAAAAAAACGAGGGAGAAAAGTCTTTTGAGAATATTCCAGCTTTCAGAAGAAAAAACCTGAATATAGAGGACATCAACTCTTCCGAACAGCACATAGACCAGTTTATGACCAACCATAATGGCAAAATAGAATTGCGAGAAAATCGTTACCTCAATAAAGATGTAGATTAG
- a CDS encoding BrxA/BrxB family bacilliredoxin, giving the protein MYPQELVMPMKAELTDNGFQDLTTPEAVNEALKKEGTTLLMVNSVCGCAAGAARPGVLYSLTGDKKPDHLVTVFAGFDIDAVAEARKHLAPFPPSSPCVALFKDGELVHMVERHHIEGNPAGAIAANLQAAYEEYC; this is encoded by the coding sequence ATGTATCCACAAGAATTAGTGATGCCGATGAAGGCAGAATTAACAGATAATGGTTTCCAAGACCTTACAACACCAGAAGCCGTTAATGAGGCTCTTAAAAAAGAAGGAACCACCCTATTGATGGTCAACTCCGTGTGCGGTTGTGCAGCTGGAGCAGCAAGACCAGGCGTTCTTTATTCCCTAACTGGCGATAAAAAACCAGACCATTTGGTAACGGTATTCGCAGGTTTTGATATTGATGCCGTGGCGGAAGCCAGAAAACACTTAGCGCCATTCCCTCCTTCTTCGCCTTGCGTGGCTTTATTTAAAGACGGCGAGCTGGTTCATATGGTAGAAAGACACCATATAGAGGGCAACCCTGCGGGCGCTATTGCGGCTAACCTCCAAGCGGCATATGAGGAATATTGCTAA
- a CDS encoding GH3 auxin-responsive promoter family protein, translated as MATKMLFNTVVNWFIKQRIDQIQNFIKYPIETQKGLLFSQLFSAEETLYGKRCGFKDIATYQDFCNQVPIVTYEAFEPYIERARRGEKDIIWKGTIRKFAKSSGTTNAKSKFIPISDESLENCHFKAGKDLISIYANNHPENTLFQYKNLRLGGSSELYEDFNTKFGDLSAILIENLPFWVEMTTTPSKKTSLMSEWETKLKAIVSEVVKEDVGSLTGVPSWMMVLLQRILKETKHKTIAELWPNLEVFFHGGISFKPYREEYKNLIGKEINYYEIYNASEGFFGIQDRSDSDEMLLMLDYGIFYEFIPMDRFNQNQLEAIPLEEVEVGKNYAVVITTNGGLWRYLIGDTVRFTSTNPYRIKISGRTKHHINAFGEELMIDNAEMALAKACEATGAKITDYTAAPVFMKEGESGAHEWIIEFLCPPADLSQFTHLLDEHLKAINSDYEAKRYNDMTLKTPVIHQAKPQLFYNWLASRGKLGGQNKVPRLSNSREYIEPLLAMNQEP; from the coding sequence ATGGCTACAAAAATGCTTTTTAATACGGTAGTTAATTGGTTTATCAAACAGCGGATAGACCAAATACAGAACTTTATTAAATACCCCATAGAAACCCAAAAAGGACTGTTGTTTTCTCAGTTGTTTTCCGCAGAAGAAACCCTCTATGGGAAGCGATGCGGCTTCAAGGATATTGCCACCTACCAAGATTTTTGTAACCAAGTGCCCATTGTGACTTATGAAGCGTTTGAGCCATATATAGAGCGCGCACGCCGTGGCGAAAAGGACATCATATGGAAAGGAACGATTAGAAAATTTGCCAAATCTTCGGGAACCACTAATGCGAAGAGTAAATTTATCCCAATTTCCGATGAAAGTTTAGAAAACTGCCACTTTAAGGCAGGCAAAGATTTGATTTCTATCTATGCCAATAACCATCCAGAAAATACTTTGTTTCAGTATAAAAACTTGCGATTGGGCGGCAGTTCAGAGCTTTACGAAGATTTTAACACCAAGTTTGGAGACCTCTCCGCCATTCTGATTGAAAATCTACCATTTTGGGTAGAAATGACCACTACGCCGAGCAAAAAAACCTCCCTAATGTCCGAATGGGAAACCAAACTGAAAGCTATCGTTTCGGAGGTGGTTAAAGAAGATGTGGGCAGTTTAACGGGCGTTCCCAGCTGGATGATGGTGCTTCTACAGCGGATTTTAAAAGAAACAAAACATAAAACTATCGCGGAGCTTTGGCCTAATTTGGAAGTCTTTTTTCACGGTGGCATCAGTTTTAAGCCTTACCGAGAGGAATATAAAAATCTCATCGGAAAAGAGATCAATTATTACGAAATTTATAACGCCTCAGAAGGCTTTTTTGGAATTCAAGACCGCTCCGATAGCGATGAAATGCTCTTGATGCTGGATTATGGAATATTCTATGAATTTATTCCAATGGATCGTTTCAATCAAAATCAATTGGAAGCTATTCCACTGGAAGAGGTAGAGGTAGGGAAAAATTATGCTGTGGTCATCACGACCAATGGTGGGCTTTGGCGCTATTTGATTGGGGATACCGTTCGTTTTACGAGCACTAACCCTTACCGCATTAAAATTTCTGGGCGAACCAAACACCACATTAACGCTTTTGGTGAGGAGTTGATGATTGACAATGCGGAAATGGCACTCGCAAAAGCCTGCGAAGCCACGGGTGCCAAAATAACGGATTACACAGCGGCTCCAGTTTTTATGAAAGAAGGCGAAAGCGGTGCCCACGAATGGATAATAGAATTTCTCTGTCCGCCAGCGGATTTGTCGCAGTTCACGCATTTGTTAGATGAACACCTCAAAGCCATCAACTCTGATTATGAAGCCAAGCGCTATAATGATATGACGCTTAAAACCCCCGTAATCCACCAAGCGAAACCTCAGTTGTTTTATAACTGGTTGGCAAGCCGAGGTAAGTTGGGGGGACAGAATAAAGTGCCACGCCTCAGCAATAGCCGAGAATATATAGAGCCGCTTTTGGCGATGAACCAAGAACCTTAA
- the msrB gene encoding peptide-methionine (R)-S-oxide reductase MsrB → MKPLENSKTNPYYSTTDNNNLSVSNEEWKAVLSPELYAIAREAATERPFTGVYNDFDQKGDYYCAVCGNHLFKSDAKFASTCGWPSFFEADKNGVKYKRDSSHGMERIEVVCKRCDSHLGHVFNDGPPPTGVRYCMNSISLKFEPEKEQK, encoded by the coding sequence ATGAAACCTTTAGAAAACTCTAAAACCAACCCTTATTATTCTACAACGGACAATAATAATCTCAGTGTGAGTAACGAAGAATGGAAAGCCGTGCTCTCGCCAGAGCTTTATGCAATAGCTCGTGAAGCCGCTACAGAGCGACCATTCACAGGGGTGTATAATGATTTTGATCAAAAAGGTGACTATTATTGTGCAGTTTGCGGCAATCATTTATTCAAGTCAGATGCTAAGTTTGCCTCCACTTGTGGATGGCCGAGCTTCTTTGAAGCCGACAAAAATGGCGTGAAATACAAGCGAGATTCTTCCCACGGTATGGAGCGTATAGAAGTGGTTTGCAAACGCTGCGATTCCCACTTGGGGCATGTGTTTAACGATGGTCCACCACCTACGGGCGTACGCTATTGTATGAACTCCATCAGTCTTAAATTTGAACCCGAAAAAGAGCAAAAATAA